In Asterias amurensis chromosome 4, ASM3211899v1, one genomic interval encodes:
- the LOC139936087 gene encoding uncharacterized protein: protein MAEAALHTETTCKIRHVHIECPICLSRFTDPKILDCLHNFCLKCLQELIDKQDPKTDIIICPMCKKETSIPDGGLSDLLSCFFLSSLIDDVINLEGPKEGINSPVSTCEGCDEGLEAVSRCVDCDANYCKTCLDHHAKLKAISHHQIVNAVGSSNERPKDKDKTETQKCRKHTDQELCFYCDTCELLVCPKCAVLDHRASNHNLSEINDSIRSYRRAVDEALQKFDECRKQFQKVDDSIKYSQQSLQLMVARALRNIVAKEEEEITKIRNASHLLQERVTQIGQERGEGFESIQSSNHDKMSRAEQIVASVNDLMQHADNFELLDLKPKVMHNLDFHKELQFQTVQHSKSFIGFKSHDIVTDADLGEIREEEKWEVNTEFDKYGGGDGEFINARDVACFSNGDIVVTDTLRQKLSIFTSKGSYKSTGDQSGTEDGKLKQPFNVAVTSDDLLLVTDGQDVKVYDRELRYIRQFRPSQNQVEGQSESLLRGIAVDKKDRIAVADCERKVISLHNMDGSIISTIHHDDISSYCHLSVSSKERLIFRNYDKMKLVCVDFMGNEVFNISNSIDGKPLRPLGVCCDDAGDIYVSVYCGGSGTNEIHHYDASGEHIGCVARGLFYPQGMTFTPTGDLIVADALSVKVLYRL, encoded by the coding sequence ATGGCTGAAGCTGCTTTACACactgagaccacttgcaagattagacatgtacacatcgaatgcccaatctgcctgagtcggttcaccgatccgaaaatcctggactgTCTTCACAActtctgcttaaaatgtcttcaggaacttaTAGACAAACAGGATCCGAAGACGGATATTATTATTTGCCCAATGTGTAAAAAGGAAACATCAATCCCAGATGGGGGACTGTCGGATCTTCTTAGCTGCTTTttcttgagctcgcttattgatgacgtcattaatcttGAAGGTCCGAAGGAGGGCATTAACTCTCCTGTCTCGACTTGCGAAGGATGTGACGAAGGTCTTGAAgccgtctcacggtgtgttgactgtgatGCGAATTATTGCAAGACATGTCTGGATCACCACGCGAAGCTAAAAGCTATCAGTCATCATCAAATCGTTAATGCTGTCGGTTCGTCAAATGAGCGACCCAAAGACAAGGACAAAACTGAAACACAAAAGTGCCggaaacacactgaccaggaactgtgtttctatTGCGACACGTGTGAATTACTTGTGTGTCCGAAATGTGCGGTGCTCGATCACCGAGCGTCCAACCACAATCTCTCTGAAATCAATGATTCCATTCGATCTTATCGTCGAGCTGTTGATGAAGCCTTGCAAAAGTTTGATGAGTGTCGCAAGCAATTCCAAAAAGTGGATGACTCTATTAAATACTCACAGCAGAGTTTGCAGCTCATGGTCGCCCGGGCTCTTCGAAatattgtggctaaggaggaaGAGGAAATCACTAAGATAAGAAACGCATCTCACCTCCTTCAAGAAAGAGTCACTcaaatcggtcaagaaagaggTGAGGGATTTGAGAGCATACAGAGCAGCAATCACGAtaagatgagccgtgcagagcagatcgtagcttcagtcaatgacttaatgcaacatgctgataactttgagctgctggacctcaagccaaaagttatgcacaacttagacttccacaaagaactccagtttcaaacagtgcaacatagcaagtcattcatcggGTTCAAAAGTCATGATATTGTCACCGATGCAGATCTCGGTGAAATACGAGAGGAAGAGAAGTGGGAGGTAAATACAGAGTTTGATAAATATGGGGGAGGTGATGGGGAGTTCATTAATGCAAGGGACGTTGCTTGCTTTAGCAATGGTGACATTGTCGTTACTGATACATTGAGGCAGAAATTATCCATATTTACATCAAAGGGTAGTTACAAATCTACAGGTGATCAAAGTGGAACAGAGGACGGTAAACTAAAACAACCTTTTAATGTCGccgtgacctctgatgacctgcttctggttactgatggacaggatgtaaaggtttatgatagagAACTGAGATACATTCGTCAGTTCCGACCCTCACAGAATCAAGTCGAGGGGCAGTCAGAGAGTCTACTTCGTGGTATTGCTGTGGACAAGAAAGATCGTATTGCAGTGGCTGACTGTGAGAGAAAGGTAATATCTCTGCATAATATGGATGGATCCAtcatttccacaatacatcatgacGATATTAGTAGCTACTGCCATCTATCTGTAAGCAGCAAGGAGCGTCTGATATTCAGAAACTACGACAAGATGAAActagtttgtgtggatttcatgggaaacgaggtgttcaatatcagcaACTCCATTGACGGCAAACCTTTAAGACCGCTTGGTGTGTGCTGCGACGATGCTGGAGACATCTATGTGTCTGTTTATTGCGGTGGCTCGGGAACCAATGAGATACatcattacgatgcatcaggtgagcacatcggctgtgtagctcgTGGCTTGTTCTATCCTCAAGGCATGACGTTTACTCCTACCGGTGACCTCATCGTGGCTGATGCACTCTCGGTCAAGGTCTTGTATCGTCTGTGA